The proteins below are encoded in one region of Sphingobacterium sp. R2:
- a CDS encoding sigma-70 family RNA polymerase sigma factor, protein MAITEVDEKSIHIIKGCIDEDRRAQKDLYTIYYAMSLGICLRYANNREDALSILNEGFFKVFKNIGKYDFQKPFSIWIKKIMTNTAIDFYRAKIKQGFLLDVSLYEHAIVEDDSITQKLNYEDLLAMVQQLPPAYRTVFNLYAIDGYGHEEISGMLGIAIGTSKSNLHKARGRLVQIMEVQGVKFGKTQKKA, encoded by the coding sequence GTGGCGATAACAGAAGTTGACGAAAAATCTATCCATATTATTAAAGGATGTATTGATGAGGACCGGAGAGCTCAGAAAGATCTTTATACCATTTACTATGCGATGTCTTTAGGTATATGTCTGCGCTACGCTAATAACAGAGAAGATGCACTAAGTATTTTAAATGAAGGTTTTTTTAAGGTTTTTAAAAATATTGGTAAATATGATTTTCAGAAGCCTTTTTCCATATGGATCAAAAAAATCATGACGAATACTGCAATTGATTTTTACCGCGCAAAGATTAAACAGGGCTTCCTACTTGATGTATCCTTGTATGAGCACGCTATTGTGGAAGATGATAGCATTACTCAAAAGTTAAACTATGAAGACCTATTGGCGATGGTACAGCAGCTTCCACCGGCGTACAGAACGGTGTTCAACCTCTACGCAATAGATGGTTATGGACATGAGGAAATTAGTGGCATGCTGGGTATTGCTATTGGAACATCAAAATCTAATTTACATAAAGCACGCGGGCGACTTGTACAAATAATGGAAGTTCAAGGGGTAAAATTTGGTAAAACTCAAAAGAAAGCATGA
- a CDS encoding outer membrane beta-barrel protein gives MMEKDKNKIDEIFKDGLNDVHFEFDESHWQNIESRLNQSNRLKKRKIVLLITLATTVAAVLIAFFIWNDQLLKSNEVLNEIKEANILSEKEGLENGTIHRQENLRHEPEQDLGGVAFQPHTGMNSGLAVPSENRILQDILLMQVADINLTRIQDGKQETTFTIPPIEYSHRRLPSFNLKEEPIEGIGERLAAIYQPKETIGAMRKEEERSVVSFLVGPDLTSVRGAGKSSLSENVGLAYSYPLAKGFHVSVGATYAKKNYKSAYKFYTPSNPPEMAQLPSNVSAVCDVLDVPLTASYTVLKSKNVKFNVSAGLSSYFMLKEKYTFDYEGGGSYSGSQNSAVYEVNGENQHIFGVADFSVSIEKKINDKINIGVKPFVKMPLTGIGYGNVDLESKGVAFTLGMSL, from the coding sequence ATGATGGAAAAGGATAAAAATAAGATTGATGAAATTTTCAAAGACGGCCTAAATGATGTTCATTTTGAGTTTGATGAATCACATTGGCAAAATATAGAATCACGGTTGAATCAGTCAAATCGTTTAAAGAAAAGAAAGATTGTACTTTTAATAACATTAGCGACCACAGTTGCAGCAGTTTTAATAGCTTTTTTTATCTGGAATGACCAATTACTTAAGTCTAACGAAGTGCTGAATGAAATCAAAGAAGCCAATATTTTGTCTGAAAAAGAAGGGCTGGAAAATGGAACTATTCATCGTCAGGAAAATTTGCGACATGAACCTGAACAAGATTTAGGTGGGGTTGCATTTCAGCCGCATACAGGTATGAATAGTGGTTTAGCGGTACCAAGTGAAAATAGAATACTGCAGGATATTCTTTTGATGCAGGTCGCCGATATAAATTTGACAAGGATACAGGATGGAAAACAGGAAACAACATTTACTATTCCTCCTATAGAATATAGTCATCGTAGATTACCTAGTTTCAACTTAAAAGAAGAACCGATTGAAGGGATAGGGGAGCGCTTGGCAGCTATTTATCAACCTAAAGAAACCATAGGTGCCATGAGGAAGGAAGAGGAGCGGTCGGTTGTTAGTTTCCTCGTTGGGCCAGATCTTACAAGCGTACGTGGAGCAGGGAAATCTTCCCTTAGTGAAAATGTCGGCTTGGCTTATTCCTATCCGCTCGCAAAAGGATTTCATGTTTCTGTGGGAGCGACTTATGCTAAGAAGAATTATAAATCAGCATATAAGTTTTATACACCATCAAATCCACCGGAGATGGCTCAGTTGCCCAGCAATGTAAGTGCCGTTTGTGATGTTCTTGATGTTCCCTTGACAGCAAGTTACACCGTACTTAAAAGTAAAAACGTCAAATTTAATGTGAGCGCAGGGCTTTCAAGTTATTTTATGCTGAAGGAAAAGTACACTTTCGATTATGAAGGCGGTGGGAGCTATAGCGGATCTCAAAACAGTGCCGTCTATGAAGTGAATGGCGAGAACCAGCATATCTTTGGTGTCGCGGATTTTTCGGTTTCTATTGAGAAGAAAATCAACGATAAAATTAATATCGGCGTGAAACCATTTGTTAAAATGCCTTTGACGGGAATTGGGTATGGAAATGTGGATCTAGAATCTAAAGGGGTAGCATTTACTCTAGGAATGAGTTTGTAA